A single genomic interval of Leptospira sp. WS60.C2 harbors:
- a CDS encoding NAD(P)/FAD-dependent oxidoreductase produces MKETLAIVGTGIAGLGSAYFLKNDFDLTIFDTADYIGGHTNTVMVEEDGVEIPIDTGFIVFNHVTYPNLLRLFQTLDVPTKKSDMSFSVQYDPTKLEFCGSGLSGLFAQKKNLFRPRYLKMLLEINRFNTSAPKILDNPNYDDWSLGRYMETFGYGKDILNYYLVPMSSAVWSTPPDLMLEFPAKSLIRFFYNHGFLGLNTQHQWYTVDGGSNEYVKRIIPPIKDRFRLNTPVLAVNRLPNGKVEVVLPEGKKEVFDKVLLATHGHLSAKLVGNPTKLEKELLPLYKYQHNTATLHTDDSDMPSINSCWSSWNYKITEAKDGKMEPYTIYWMNRLQNVSKKKNYFVTINDPCRVKQSHIIKKIDYEHPLFSVEASLGQNRLPLLNEEGPIYYAGAYFRYGFHEDGFLSAVNVSRSILKRDPWT; encoded by the coding sequence ACGATTTTGATCTTACCATTTTTGACACTGCCGATTACATCGGCGGGCATACCAACACAGTTATGGTGGAAGAAGACGGAGTAGAGATTCCGATCGACACTGGGTTCATTGTCTTCAACCACGTTACCTATCCCAATTTATTACGTTTATTCCAAACGTTAGATGTGCCCACAAAAAAATCGGACATGTCGTTTAGTGTGCAATATGATCCCACCAAACTAGAGTTCTGCGGATCTGGCCTTTCTGGTTTATTTGCACAAAAGAAGAATTTATTCCGACCTCGGTATTTGAAGATGTTACTCGAGATCAACAGATTCAATACGTCGGCTCCCAAAATTTTGGACAATCCTAACTATGACGATTGGAGTTTGGGACGTTACATGGAGACGTTTGGTTACGGAAAAGACATCTTGAATTATTATTTGGTGCCCATGAGCTCGGCTGTATGGTCTACACCACCCGATTTGATGTTAGAATTTCCTGCAAAATCTCTTATTCGCTTTTTTTATAACCATGGTTTTTTAGGGCTCAATACACAACATCAGTGGTACACAGTGGATGGTGGCTCGAACGAGTATGTGAAACGAATTATCCCTCCCATCAAAGATCGATTTCGTTTAAATACCCCAGTTCTTGCTGTGAACCGTTTGCCCAATGGCAAAGTGGAGGTTGTCCTCCCAGAAGGGAAAAAGGAAGTGTTTGACAAAGTGTTACTCGCGACTCATGGTCACTTGTCAGCCAAGTTAGTCGGGAATCCAACTAAACTTGAAAAAGAGTTATTACCTCTTTACAAATACCAACACAATACTGCCACCTTACACACGGATGATTCTGATATGCCAAGTATCAATTCATGCTGGTCGAGTTGGAATTATAAAATCACAGAAGCAAAAGATGGTAAAATGGAACCTTACACGATTTATTGGATGAATCGTTTGCAGAATGTTTCCAAAAAGAAAAACTATTTTGTGACGATTAATGATCCATGTCGGGTGAAACAAAGTCATATCATCAAAAAAATCGATTATGAACACCCACTCTTTTCTGTGGAAGCATCTCTTGGTCAAAATCGTTTGCCTTTGTTAAATGAAGAAGGACCAATCTATTATGCAGGTGCTTATTTTAGATATGGTTTTCATGAAGATGGATTTTTGTCTGCTGTGAATGTATCAAGAAGTATATTGAAGCGAGATCCATGGACTTAA